From the genome of Vicia villosa cultivar HV-30 ecotype Madison, WI linkage group LG2, Vvil1.0, whole genome shotgun sequence, one region includes:
- the LOC131650345 gene encoding inactive poly [ADP-ribose] polymerase RCD1-like: MEANNEKALDRAVLNLKRKRASRYATCPNGALRSVLPQWTSLISPRNKIVKRMRLNRYKSKPTNSESCLGQSLIRYYMNFKKSGRPERLMFYENGEWKDFPRDVVDLVRRDFDVKKAVVEVELNGHLLVLNFLHMYQMNLKSGLQQPIAWIDENGCCFFPEIYAASNEGPYDLCNQDGGKGNESFLQDPNEIKLHLEIEINGMDASQFGECSGESNVLVKHIQVDAKQACSQNDLEVEDGSNKIGDGNVGEPVERNKNIDFNAYNETVYEKLDLETVQNMFLKGASSFGSADIVEIYPFSSTLMQSRLELFEKQAEITKKFRGDANVQYAWLASSKGELSTMMTCGLGHCGLSASKCTHGIGVHLAAATCPFASANSCDVDENGVRHLVFCRVIMGNMELLHRGTRQFRPSSSDYDSGVDDIHNPRYYVVWNMNTNTHIYPEFVVSFKFSSNAEGLLSGNEKKNNIFGINSASQGPKILSGSESSTVDNGMATSLPKAPTSPWMPFSVLFTAITNKVPAEDMELIKVHYLRFRSKEMTRGDFVRKLRLIVGDALLRDTLTGLTGLQPKIPSESSCAIKMES, translated from the exons ATGGAAGCAAACAACGAAAAGGCATTGGATAGGGCTGTGCTCAATCTGAAGCGAAAACGCGCTTCTCGATATGCTACATGTCCAAATGGAGCTCTGCGATCAGTGTTACCTCAATGGACATCACTCATATCACCGAGAAACAAGATTGTCAAACGGATGAGATTGAACAGGTACAAAAGCAAGCCTACAAATTCAGAGTCTTGTCTTGGGCAGTCGTTAATTCGGTATTATATGAATTTTAAGAAGAGTGGACGCCCTGAACGTTTGATGTTCTATGAAAATGGTGAGTGGAAGGACTTTCCTAGGGATGTTGTTGACTTGGTTAGGAGAGATTTTGATGTAAAGAAAGCAGTTGTGGAGGTTGAGTTAAATGGCCATCTTCTTGTGCTGAATTTTTTGCACATGTATCAGATGAATTTGAAATCTGGTTTGCAGCAACCTATTGCTTGGATTGATGAGAATGGGTGTTGCTTTTTTCCTGAAATTTATGCTGCTTCTAATGAAGGACCTTATGATCTCTGCAATCAGGATGGTGGAAAAGGTAATGAATCATTCCTCCAAGATCCTAATGAAATTAAATTACATTTAGAAATTGAAATAAATGGAATGGATGCTTCCCAGTTTGGGGAGTGCAGTGGGGAGTCCAATGTTTTAGTTAAACATATTCAAGTTGATGCTAAACAAGCCTGCAGTCAAAATGATTTAGAAGTTGAAGATGGCAGTAATAAAATCGGAGATGGAAATGTTGGTGAACCCGTTGAACgaaataaaaatatagattttAATGCTTATAATGAAACTGTATATGAAAAGTTAGATTTGGAAACTGTACAGAATATGTTTCTTAAGGGAGCTAGTAGTTTTGGTAGTGCTGACATAGTTGAGATTTACCCCTTCTCAAGTACATTGATGCAATCACGATTGGAGCTGTTTGAGAAGCAAGCtgaaattacaaaaaaattccGTGGGGATGCTAATGTTCAATATGCTTGGCTTGCTTCTTCTAAAGGAGAACTATCTACTATGATGACGTGCGGGCTTGGCCATTGTGGACTATCTGCCTCTAAATGCACACATGGCATTGGTGTTCATCTTGCAGCTGCTACCTGTCCTTTTGCCAG TGCTAATTCTTGTGATGTTGACGAAAATGGGGTTCGGCACTTGGTCTTTTGCCGTGTAATAATGGGGAATATGGAGCTTCTCCATCGTGGCACTAGACAGTTTCGTCCCAGTAGTAGTGACTACGATAGTGGGGTGGATGACATCCACAATCCAAGATACTATGTAGTATGGAACATGAACACAAACACCCACATCTATCCAGAATTTGTTGTTAGTTTCAAGTTCTCTTCTAATGCTGAAG GCCTTCTTTCGggaaatgagaaaaaaaataatatttttgggattAATTCAGCTAGCCAAGGTCCTAAAATCTTGTCAGGTTCAGAGTCTTCGACAGTAGACAAC GGAATGGCAACTAGTTTACCTAAAGCTCCAACATCCCCTTGGATGCCTTTTTCTGTGCTTTTTACTGCTATCACAAACAAGGTTCCTGCTGAGGATATGGAACTCATCAAAGTGCATTATCTGCGCTTCAGG TCAAAAGAGATGACTCGGGGTGATTTTGTGAGGAAGTTGAGGTTGATTGTGGGAGATGCTCTCTTACGAGATACACTAACTGGTTTAACTGGTCTTCAACCCAAG ATACCGTCCGAATCATCTTGTGCGATCAAAATGGAATCCTGA
- the LOC131650347 gene encoding uncharacterized protein LOC131650347: MAEQAGRGFPAPCRRGGRAVVDEQVIQDEVVEVEAVTVVQESVAVVEELVPVAEEHVLVAEEEVAVVKEYVPRVEELVAVVKEGVAEERVVHDTDIITGASTEPSVHTDGAFPGGLSDMSVLTRYADHVAYRIWQDEERLVLKLLTDRS; encoded by the exons ATGGCTGAGCAGGCGGGGAGGGGGTTCCCCGCACCTTGCCGCCGAGGTGGTAGAGCTGTTGTGGACGAGCAGGTAATTCAGGATGAAGTTGTTGAGGTTGAGGCGGTGACTGTTGTTCAGGAGTCGGTGGCTGTTGTTGAGGAGCTGGTGCCTGTTGCTGAGGAGCATGTGCTTGTTGCTGAGGAGGAGGTTGCTGTTGTCAAGGAGTATGTGCCTAGAGTTGAGGAGTTAGTGGCTGTGGTTAAGGAGGGGGTTGCTGAGGAGCGGGTGGTGCATGATACAGACATCATCACAGGTGCATCTACGGAGCCATCAGTACACACTGATGGAGCTTTTCCAGGAGGACTTTCTGACATGTCCGTTTTGACAAGATATGCCGACCATGTCGCTTATAGGATATGGCAGGACGAG GAGCGTCTAGTGCTGAAGCTTCTCACGGATCGAAGTTGA